In one window of Deltaproteobacteria bacterium DNA:
- a CDS encoding phosphatidylglycerophosphatase A, whose product MQKFWLVLATGFGTGFAPVASGTFGTLVGIPVVWLFGLCPERYALLVGAIVLLLLGVKAAAVAEKHYGQKDSGKIVIDEIVGYMVTMYMVPVSWTTILAGFFLFRLFDVIKLWPARQIDQEMGGGWGVMLDDVAAGVYANVALQLLLVVGFVR is encoded by the coding sequence ATGCAAAAGTTCTGGCTCGTTCTCGCGACCGGGTTCGGCACAGGCTTCGCGCCCGTGGCCAGCGGCACCTTCGGCACACTCGTGGGTATCCCGGTTGTGTGGCTGTTCGGCCTGTGCCCGGAGCGGTATGCACTGCTGGTCGGCGCAATCGTGCTGCTGCTGCTGGGCGTGAAGGCGGCGGCGGTGGCCGAAAAACACTACGGCCAAAAAGACAGCGGCAAGATCGTCATCGACGAGATCGTCGGCTACATGGTGACCATGTACATGGTGCCCGTGTCGTGGACGACGATTCTCGCGGGGTTTTTCCTGTTTCGGCTCTTCGACGTCATCAAGCTCTGGCCGGCCCGCCAGATCGATCAGGAAATGGGCGGCGGCTGGGGCGTGATGCTCGACGACGTGGCCGCGGGCGTGTATGCGAATGTGGCGCTGCAACTTCTACTGGTCGTGGGCTTTGTCCGCTAG
- a CDS encoding DUF3999 family protein — protein MKRRILSLASIIVFIAGTAFAQEVPDLTRWRARAAIVADRFPQNGVVELPVGRDVFDAALPGLADVRVIDEAGAPVGWLLRDERPEVREESVRARILNRVRKGRDTQFVMDFGKKIEKNVLRIATDGRDFRRRVVIEGGDDGRIWATVREGALLFRVNHPEKAWEKLYNKDTVEFAVNDMRYLRVTVAAGDGDAGAPAVSDATAVLRVRPALALRQESAQTKSVETKDGVTTAEFDLGYRHLPIERLVIDIGDAFFHRSVRVEGRNAPEREIDVVMEDGSKTKRAEPESWTPVTSGTLWRFGADSGAEANLTLAWSGSGFRYVRILVEDLDNAPLTIRSLTAEVREVRLVFSPRSSGPFALYAGNPDASAPHYDLAHYVSALPEKAEGRIEPLAPNPDFGKVTTESPLAAIAMWAALLVAGGVIGALVWRQYRRIAAKEGS, from the coding sequence ATGAAGCGGAGGATTCTTTCCCTCGCGTCGATCATCGTCTTTATCGCGGGGACCGCGTTCGCGCAGGAGGTCCCCGATCTCACCCGTTGGCGCGCGCGCGCCGCGATCGTCGCCGACCGTTTCCCCCAAAACGGCGTGGTCGAGCTGCCCGTCGGCCGCGACGTCTTCGATGCGGCGCTGCCCGGCCTCGCCGACGTGCGCGTCATCGACGAGGCGGGCGCGCCGGTCGGTTGGCTGCTGCGCGACGAACGGCCCGAGGTGCGCGAGGAGTCGGTGCGCGCGCGCATCCTGAATCGCGTGCGCAAGGGCCGCGACACGCAGTTCGTGATGGACTTCGGCAAGAAGATCGAAAAGAACGTGCTGCGCATCGCGACGGATGGCCGCGACTTCCGTCGCCGCGTGGTGATCGAGGGCGGCGACGACGGCCGCATCTGGGCGACGGTGCGCGAGGGCGCGCTGCTGTTTCGCGTGAACCATCCCGAGAAGGCGTGGGAAAAACTGTACAACAAGGACACGGTGGAATTCGCAGTGAACGACATGCGCTATCTGCGCGTCACCGTTGCGGCGGGCGACGGCGACGCCGGCGCGCCGGCGGTGAGCGATGCGACGGCGGTGCTGCGCGTGCGGCCCGCGCTCGCACTGCGTCAGGAGAGCGCGCAGACCAAATCGGTGGAGACGAAGGACGGCGTGACGACCGCCGAGTTCGACCTGGGGTATCGCCACCTGCCGATCGAACGGCTCGTGATCGATATCGGCGACGCGTTTTTCCACCGCTCGGTGCGCGTCGAGGGACGCAACGCGCCCGAACGCGAGATCGACGTGGTGATGGAAGACGGCTCGAAGACGAAACGCGCGGAGCCGGAGTCGTGGACGCCGGTGACATCGGGCACGCTGTGGCGCTTCGGCGCGGATTCCGGCGCGGAAGCGAACCTGACGCTCGCGTGGAGCGGAAGCGGTTTTCGATACGTGCGCATCCTCGTCGAAGACCTCGACAACGCGCCGCTCACGATCCGCTCGTTGACGGCCGAGGTGCGCGAGGTGCGTCTCGTGTTTTCGCCGCGCTCGTCGGGGCCGTTCGCGCTGTACGCGGGCAATCCCGACGCGAGCGCGCCGCACTACGATCTGGCGCACTACGTGTCGGCGCTTCCCGAAAAGGCCGAGGGCCGCATCGAGCCGCTCGCGCCCAACCCCGATTTCGGCAAGGTGACGACCGAATCGCCCCTCGCGGCGATCGCGATGTGGGCGGCGCTGCTGGTTGCGGGCGGCGTGATCGGCGCGCTGGTGTGGCGGCAGTATCGGCGAATCGCGGCGAAAGAGGGATCGTAG